From Bacteroidales bacterium, one genomic window encodes:
- a CDS encoding DUF4407 domain-containing protein — MDHAEAKDKKVQVKYLGINAVITVVAGAAAYLVLKYALPSFSFPGIIWLTLCFFIVCQLGMNILVSRSKAKPRQMPQIYLLLKMIKFILLVIFAVAYCVSIKHQFAAGSDSFIKPFLVTFAIYYIIWLVFDTTFFMKHSKDLTAEVKVVAQKDEEHDKMREEMEKQEIAEKKEKKIKNGAECSDKEESEKNA; from the coding sequence ATGGACCACGCAGAGGCAAAAGATAAGAAAGTGCAGGTTAAATACCTTGGAATCAACGCAGTAATAACTGTTGTTGCGGGTGCGGCCGCATACTTGGTTTTGAAGTATGCGCTGCCAAGCTTTTCATTCCCTGGCATTATATGGCTTACACTATGTTTCTTTATCGTATGTCAGCTGGGCATGAATATTCTGGTCAGCAGGTCTAAAGCAAAACCTAGGCAAATGCCTCAAATCTACCTGCTTCTGAAGATGATAAAATTTATTTTGCTGGTGATTTTTGCGGTTGCATATTGTGTCTCAATCAAGCATCAGTTTGCCGCCGGGAGCGATAGTTTTATTAAGCCGTTCCTTGTCACTTTCGCAATCTATTATATCATCTGGCTTGTATTTGATACAACATTTTTCATGAAGCACAGCAAGGATTTAACCGCTGAGGTTAAAGTAGTTGCACAGAAAGATGAAGAGCATGATAAGATGAGGGAAGAGATGGAGAAACAGGAAATTGCTGAGAAAAAGGAGAAGAAGATTAAGAATGGGGCAGAGTGCTCCGATAAAGAAGAGAGTGAAAAAAATGCGTAA
- the atpF gene encoding F0F1 ATP synthase subunit B has product MSLLVPDSGLLFWMLLSFIVVFVAVGKFGFPYITKAVEKRREKIASSLQGAKEADLKISKVKEESDSIVAAANREQGRVLKDASQQREKIIAEAKNEAVQAAQKEINAAKEQIRLQKEEAIRDIRREVASLSCDIAEKILRQQLSDKDKQMEMVNRMITEVLDKEKSEARS; this is encoded by the coding sequence ATGTCATTATTAGTTCCCGACAGCGGTCTGTTGTTTTGGATGCTCCTCTCTTTCATCGTCGTATTTGTTGCGGTGGGAAAGTTTGGATTTCCGTACATTACAAAAGCCGTTGAGAAAAGAAGAGAGAAGATAGCTAGCTCTTTGCAAGGCGCCAAGGAAGCAGATTTAAAGATTTCCAAGGTGAAAGAAGAGAGTGATTCTATTGTCGCTGCTGCCAACAGGGAGCAGGGACGTGTTCTCAAGGATGCTTCACAGCAGAGGGAAAAAATAATTGCAGAGGCAAAGAATGAAGCAGTGCAAGCTGCTCAAAAAGAGATTAATGCGGCTAAAGAACAGATTCGTCTTCAGAAGGAAGAGGCCATCCGTGATATTCGCCGTGAGGTTGCTTCTCTTTCCTGCGATATTGCAGAGAAAATTTTGAGACAGCAGCTGAGCGATAAGGATAAGCAGATGGAAATGGTTAACCGCATGATTACAGAAGTTCTGGATAAAGAAAAATCGGAGGCTCGCAGCTAA
- the atpA gene encoding F0F1 ATP synthase subunit alpha translates to MADNINVSEVSEVLRKQLEGIESQVQMDEVGTVLQVSDGVVRIYGLRNAEANELLEFENGEMAVVMNLEADNVGAVLLGPTDEIKEGFTVKRTKRIASIRVGESLLGRVINPLGEPVDGRGAITGELCQMPLERKAPGVIFRQPVNQPLQTGIKAIDSMIPIGRGQRELIIGDRQTGKTALAIDTIINQRGNYEAGKPVYCIYVAIGQKGSTVASLVNTLRQYGAMDYTTVVVATAGDPAALQYFAPFAGAAIGEYFRDTGRDALVVYDDLSKQAVSYREVSLILRRPSGREAYPGDIFYLHSRLLERAAKIIDQQEVAEQMNDLPESLKGKVKGGGSLTALPIIETQEGDVAAYIPTNVISITDGQIFLDTDLFNQGNRPAINVGISVSRVGGNAQIKSMKKVAGSLKIDQAQYQELESFTKFGGEMDKVTAMAIDKGRKNTRLLVQPQYSPMAVEEQIAILYCGTHGLLKDIPIEKVSDFETNYLRSLKLNHKEDVMEPLKKGVINDDMMKVMDKVAKETTNQVNA, encoded by the coding sequence ATGGCAGATAATATTAATGTAAGCGAGGTTTCCGAGGTTTTGCGCAAGCAGCTGGAAGGCATTGAAAGCCAGGTGCAAATGGATGAGGTTGGTACTGTCCTGCAGGTCAGCGACGGTGTTGTCCGCATTTACGGTTTGCGCAATGCAGAGGCTAATGAGCTTTTGGAATTTGAGAACGGCGAGATGGCTGTTGTCATGAACTTGGAGGCAGATAATGTCGGTGCGGTTTTGCTGGGTCCGACAGATGAAATCAAGGAGGGATTTACAGTTAAGCGTACAAAGCGTATTGCATCTATCCGCGTGGGAGAGAGCCTTTTAGGAAGGGTTATCAATCCGCTTGGAGAACCTGTGGATGGCCGCGGAGCAATAACGGGAGAACTTTGCCAGATGCCTTTGGAAAGAAAGGCTCCGGGTGTAATTTTCCGTCAGCCTGTAAATCAGCCGCTTCAGACCGGTATCAAAGCAATTGACTCAATGATTCCAATCGGCCGCGGACAGAGAGAGCTGATTATTGGAGACCGCCAGACAGGAAAGACTGCGCTTGCAATTGATACAATTATCAATCAGAGAGGAAATTATGAGGCAGGCAAACCTGTTTACTGCATCTATGTTGCAATAGGGCAGAAGGGTTCAACTGTCGCGAGTCTTGTAAATACTTTAAGACAATATGGGGCAATGGATTATACTACTGTCGTTGTCGCGACAGCTGGTGATCCCGCTGCGCTGCAGTATTTTGCGCCATTTGCCGGAGCTGCAATAGGCGAGTATTTCAGGGATACCGGCAGAGATGCGCTGGTCGTATATGATGACTTGTCAAAGCAAGCTGTCTCATACAGAGAGGTTTCCCTGATTTTGCGCAGACCTTCCGGACGTGAAGCTTACCCCGGAGATATTTTCTATTTGCACTCCAGGCTTTTGGAAAGAGCTGCAAAAATTATTGACCAGCAGGAAGTTGCAGAGCAGATGAATGATCTTCCGGAGAGTCTTAAAGGGAAAGTAAAAGGCGGAGGCTCACTTACCGCGCTACCAATTATTGAGACGCAGGAGGGAGATGTTGCAGCGTATATTCCAACCAACGTAATTTCAATTACGGACGGACAGATTTTCCTGGATACAGATTTATTTAACCAGGGCAACCGTCCTGCGATTAATGTAGGAATTTCAGTCTCCCGTGTAGGAGGAAATGCTCAAATTAAATCCATGAAAAAAGTTGCCGGCTCTCTTAAGATTGACCAGGCGCAATACCAAGAGCTTGAGTCCTTTACAAAGTTCGGCGGTGAGATGGATAAGGTGACTGCAATGGCAATTGATAAAGGAAGAAAGAATACTCGTTTGCTGGTTCAGCCGCAATATTCTCCAATGGCAGTTGAGGAGCAGATAGCAATTCTTTATTGCGGAACTCACGGATTACTAAAAGATATTCCAATAGAAAAGGTTTCAGATTTTGAGACAAATTATTTGCGCTCTCTTAAACTTAATCATAAAGAGGATGTTATGGAGCCTTTGAAGAAAGGAGTCATTAATGACGATATGATGAAGGTTATGGATAAAGTTGCCAAAGAGACTACAAATCAGGTAAATGCGTAA
- the atpE gene encoding ATP synthase F0 subunit C — translation MLLFTVLEYGIGVGLSKGLAAVGAGLATIGAGIGIGKIGSSAMDAIARQPQAVGDVRSSMILAAALIEGVALLSVVVCLLSYFVQL, via the coding sequence ATGTTACTATTTACAGTTTTGGAATATGGAATAGGCGTAGGACTAAGTAAAGGTCTTGCTGCAGTCGGAGCCGGTCTTGCAACAATTGGTGCCGGAATAGGTATCGGAAAAATTGGAAGTTCTGCAATGGATGCAATTGCCCGCCAGCCTCAGGCAGTAGGTGATGTAAGAAGCAGTATGATTTTGGCAGCAGCTCTTATTGAGGGAGTTGCACTATTGTCAGTCGTAGTTTGCTTGTTGTCTTACTTTGTCCAATTGTAA
- a CDS encoding F0F1 ATP synthase subunit delta yields MDVGVLSVRYAKALFDYAREKGVEDQVYRELGLVAHSFAVNPDLRATLENPLLSAKEKISLLHTAAGEVLKPAEGEVPGGKISAELEKFFDLVVERKREGYMYSIALVYATLYRNFKHIGVAKIITAVPLEKSMEERITNTASKMLHCTIELDRVVDPAIEGGFIFDINDYRLDASVATQIRKFKQQFIEKNRRIV; encoded by the coding sequence ATGGACGTAGGAGTATTATCGGTAAGGTACGCAAAGGCGCTGTTTGATTATGCGCGTGAAAAAGGCGTTGAAGATCAGGTTTATAGAGAACTTGGTCTGGTAGCGCATTCCTTTGCCGTCAATCCCGATTTGCGTGCAACGCTGGAGAATCCATTGCTTTCTGCAAAAGAAAAAATTTCGCTTCTGCATACTGCGGCGGGAGAAGTCCTTAAGCCTGCAGAGGGGGAAGTTCCCGGCGGAAAAATATCCGCGGAGCTGGAGAAGTTTTTTGACCTTGTAGTTGAACGCAAGAGGGAGGGTTACATGTACTCCATTGCGCTTGTGTACGCAACCTTGTATAGAAATTTCAAACACATCGGCGTTGCAAAAATTATTACCGCCGTGCCGTTGGAAAAGTCTATGGAAGAGAGAATTACAAATACGGCATCCAAGATGCTGCATTGTACAATTGAGCTGGATAGGGTTGTTGATCCGGCTATTGAGGGAGGTTTTATTTTTGACATCAATGATTATAGATTAGATGCCAGCGTAGCCACTCAGATTAGAAAATTTAAACAACAATTTATAGAGAAGAACAGGCGGATAGTTTAG
- the atpD gene encoding F0F1 ATP synthase subunit beta yields MSELVGHISQIIGPVVDVSFDVKAKESLPAIHDALEIRRPNGKILTVEVQQHIGEDTVRTVAMDSTDGLQRGMKVQPKGGPITMPVGPQVRGRLMNVVGDPIDGMKPLEMKGSYPIHRLPPKFEELTTVQEMLPTGIKVIDLMEPYCKGGKIGLFGGAGVGKTVLIMELINNVAKGYNGFSVFAGVGERTREGNDLLRDMLESGVIRYGEKFKKGLEEGKWDLSTIDYNEVAKSQATLVFGQMNEPPGARSSVALSGLTVAESFRDGAAEGTGNNILLFIDNIFRFTQAGSEVSALLGRMPSAVGYQPTLSTEMGAMQERITSTKKGSITSVQAVYVPADDFTDPAPATTFSHLDATTELNRKITALGIYPAVDPLASTSRILDPHIVGQEHYEVAQRVKQILQRNKELQDIISILGMEELSAEDKLTVNRARRVQRFMSQPFTVAEQYTGIKGVMVDIKDTIKGFKMIMDGECDDLPEQAFMNVGTIEQAMEKGKKILEQANA; encoded by the coding sequence ATGAGTGAATTAGTTGGTCATATTTCTCAAATCATCGGACCGGTTGTAGACGTCTCTTTTGATGTAAAAGCAAAAGAGTCTTTGCCGGCCATCCATGATGCTTTGGAAATTAGAAGGCCGAACGGTAAAATTCTGACCGTTGAGGTTCAGCAACATATTGGAGAAGACACAGTTAGAACGGTAGCAATGGACAGCACCGATGGTTTGCAGAGAGGCATGAAAGTGCAGCCGAAGGGTGGTCCTATTACAATGCCCGTAGGTCCTCAGGTCAGAGGGCGCTTGATGAATGTTGTTGGAGATCCTATTGACGGAATGAAGCCTCTGGAGATGAAAGGCTCTTATCCTATTCACAGGCTTCCACCTAAGTTTGAGGAACTTACAACTGTTCAGGAGATGCTCCCGACAGGAATTAAAGTCATTGATTTGATGGAGCCTTATTGCAAGGGCGGTAAGATTGGTTTGTTTGGAGGCGCAGGAGTAGGCAAGACCGTCCTTATTATGGAGCTGATTAACAACGTCGCCAAAGGTTATAACGGTTTTTCCGTTTTTGCAGGAGTTGGAGAGCGTACGCGTGAAGGTAATGATTTGCTGAGAGATATGTTGGAGAGCGGAGTTATCAGATACGGAGAGAAATTTAAGAAAGGTTTGGAAGAGGGGAAATGGGACTTGTCAACCATTGATTATAATGAAGTTGCAAAGAGCCAGGCTACATTGGTGTTTGGACAAATGAATGAGCCGCCCGGAGCAAGAAGTTCTGTTGCGCTTTCCGGACTGACTGTGGCTGAGTCATTTAGAGATGGTGCGGCAGAAGGAACAGGCAATAATATTTTGTTGTTCATAGATAACATCTTCCGTTTCACGCAGGCGGGCAGCGAGGTTTCAGCATTGCTGGGACGTATGCCTTCTGCGGTAGGTTATCAGCCTACGCTTTCTACGGAGATGGGTGCAATGCAGGAGAGAATTACTTCCACAAAGAAAGGCTCAATTACCTCTGTGCAAGCCGTTTATGTCCCTGCAGATGACTTTACGGACCCTGCGCCCGCAACAACTTTCTCACACTTGGATGCAACAACTGAGCTGAACAGAAAGATTACCGCGCTTGGAATTTATCCGGCCGTAGATCCTCTTGCTTCAACATCCAGAATTCTTGACCCTCACATTGTCGGGCAGGAGCATTATGAAGTTGCCCAGAGAGTTAAGCAAATTCTTCAGCGCAACAAGGAGCTTCAGGATATTATTTCCATTTTGGGAATGGAGGAGCTTTCTGCAGAAGATAAGCTTACCGTTAACAGAGCACGTAGAGTACAAAGATTTATGTCACAGCCGTTTACGGTTGCAGAGCAATATACCGGAATAAAGGGTGTGATGGTAGATATTAAAGACACCATCAAAGGATTTAAGATGATTATGGATGGTGAGTGTGATGATCTTCCGGAGCAGGCCTTTATGAATGTTGGTACAATTGAGCAGGCAATGGAGAAGGGCAAGAAGATTTTGGAGCAGGCTAATGCATAA
- the atpB gene encoding F0F1 ATP synthase subunit A translates to MRKAFIILLSILCIATASAKAADTTVVQQVAGAANAVAAQKTAAAPAAKAVGSDKKSIDVKAIIFGHILDSYKWEITKIHGKEISLYLPVILHSKTSGWHVFSSRKLYVNEDGTENEEGCYEGFYPAPESSAHQGKLMEKMPDGTFVKPADFSVTKVSLGLMINSTILIVLILCTAKFYRKHQDGSGVPGKFAGFMEMFIMAIEDSVVKPCVGANYKKYSPYLLTAFFFILVNNIMALIPIFPGGANVTGNIAITFFLAICTFLAVNIFGTKHYWKDILWPDVPLWLKCPIPLMPLIELFGIFTKPIALMIRLFANMLSGHMAMLVLTCLIFIGCSIGALMGSTMTVISVAFNLFMNALELLVAFIQAYVFTLLSAVFIGIAQEGSAVKSEK, encoded by the coding sequence ATGCGTAAGGCGTTTATCATATTGTTAAGTATTTTATGCATCGCGACGGCGAGTGCAAAGGCTGCGGATACAACTGTCGTACAGCAAGTTGCAGGTGCCGCCAATGCTGTTGCGGCGCAGAAGACTGCTGCTGCTCCGGCTGCAAAAGCTGTCGGGAGCGATAAGAAAAGCATAGATGTAAAAGCGATAATTTTTGGTCACATCTTGGATTCATATAAATGGGAGATTACAAAGATTCACGGCAAAGAAATCTCTTTGTATTTGCCCGTTATACTGCACAGCAAAACAAGCGGATGGCATGTTTTTTCTTCACGGAAATTATATGTAAATGAGGACGGTACGGAAAATGAAGAGGGTTGCTATGAAGGTTTTTATCCAGCTCCTGAAAGTTCCGCCCACCAGGGGAAATTGATGGAAAAAATGCCGGATGGAACTTTCGTTAAGCCGGCTGATTTCTCCGTCACAAAAGTTTCTCTTGGGCTGATGATAAATTCTACAATTTTGATTGTGCTGATTTTATGTACGGCAAAATTTTACAGGAAACATCAGGATGGCTCCGGAGTTCCCGGCAAGTTTGCAGGATTTATGGAGATGTTCATCATGGCCATAGAAGACAGCGTTGTAAAGCCTTGCGTAGGAGCTAATTATAAGAAATATTCTCCTTATCTTCTCACTGCGTTTTTCTTTATTCTTGTGAATAATATAATGGCTTTGATTCCAATATTTCCTGGAGGCGCAAACGTTACAGGCAATATTGCAATAACTTTCTTCCTTGCAATTTGCACATTCCTGGCAGTTAACATTTTTGGAACCAAACATTATTGGAAAGATATTCTTTGGCCGGACGTGCCGCTTTGGTTAAAATGCCCAATCCCATTGATGCCTCTTATTGAGCTCTTTGGAATATTTACAAAGCCAATCGCATTGATGATACGACTGTTTGCAAACATGCTTAGCGGACACATGGCAATGCTTGTGCTGACATGTCTGATATTTATTGGCTGCAGCATAGGCGCTTTGATGGGAAGTACGATGACTGTAATTTCAGTTGCATTTAATTTGTTCATGAATGCTCTGGAGCTTTTGGTTGCATTCATCCAGGCTTACGTATTTACCTTGCTTTCAGCTGTATTCATTGGAATTGCACAAGAGGGCAGCGCGGTAAAGAGTGAGAAATAA